Part of the Apostichopus japonicus isolate 1M-3 chromosome 13, ASM3797524v1, whole genome shotgun sequence genome is shown below.
taaaacataTTATAGTAAATCATGAACAATGAGATTGCCTGCATGCTTAAACTGTACCGTTGAAAGAATAGTCCAGACCAAAATGAGAACTTCAGACAAAACAATTGAAAGGACGACTACTGAACCCAATTGTCGAAATCCCATCGCTATAGCATTTTTACTTTTTGAAGTTTTGTCCAAATTCTAAATTCGATTGGGCCAATAACAAATTTTACTGCAAAAAAACCAATCATCTAATTAGAAGGAAATACATAGGCTCTGTAGACAAAGTGTGAACGatacatttatgtactgtaaacaGTATGAGAACAGAGCACACAGGGTTATCAGCTAAGAGTATAGTGACTTTCTCTATCATAAATCAAGTTCATATATTTAGTTGGACTATCCCTTGAACAATTTAGCGGATGGTAGTCAGGAATAAACTCTTCAATTTAGGTAAAGGAACATTCGTAACAATtccgttaccatggttacacgTGTTTGGGAATGGGGCATATTGCGAATGTACCTAATAAACTGGTCGCGTGTGAGGCTTCCCCCCCCCTTGGCCCACTCGAGatctttgcccccccccccaccttcatcCCCCTAATGGACAAatctggttacgccactgcaGTGAGACAAACACTTGTTACTGAAGAAAGATTAACTTGTTCCGTATATCACCAAAATCGAATGCGTGTCTAGTGGTTATGAGATTACAAACTTTGCTACATTTTGGTCAAAACTTAGTGGGCGTTTGCTAGCGACGTTGTGTCAGGACAAACAAGGTTAGTTGTCCTATTTGTAAATTAACACTTTACATAAATTTGATGGGTTTGCTGACTAGGTCAGTCATTTGTTTTCTATGAATGGTGAAAATCTTATGGCTTTGCTACGGGCAGATTTGACATggtttgaatttaaatttggggggggggggggccaacaATATGTGAGGGCAATATTTCAGAATTGATACGAACAAGACATGCACATTGCAAATATGCGTAACAATAACATTTGAAAAGGAAAGTAACTTAGCTATCAATCTACACTTTCTGTCAGGAAAGTCGAACTTATAGGTCCACTTAGCTGGCAGAAAATCTTTAGATAAAATGTGATGCTGCCCTACTATATATCTACGCCACAAAAAGTACTGTTCGAATATGGCATATTCAATCGTAGTTATATCATGGCCGCAACTAATATCCACGACTCTGATGTCTTTCATCcgcaaacaaaagaaaacttagATAAAGCCAGAGAAAGATCGAAGcgatttatatataaattgaaaattACCCACGGCGTTTTATCAAATATTGAAAGCAAAAGACTATAATCTTCTGAAAACTCaaacatttacatttttgtattttgcgAGTGGCAGTAAAATcacaaataaatgaaagtttATACAATGAGTTGTCATCTTCCGAACATACAAATGATGACATTAAACTATTCATTACTATATTAAAATAactgatcatcatcatcatcatcatcatcatcatcatcatcatcatcatcatcatcatcatcatcatcatcatcatcatcatcatcatcatcatcatcatcatcatcatcatcatcatcatcatcatcatcatcatcatcatcatcatcatcatcatcatcatcatcatcatcatcatcatcatcatcatcatcctcatcatcatcctcatcatcctcatcatcatcctcatcatcatcatcatcatcatcatcatcatcatcatcatcatcatcatcatcatcatcatcatcatcatcatcatcatcatcatcatcatcatcatcatcatcatcatcatcatcatcatcataatcattatcatcctcatcatcatcatcatcatcatcatcatcatcatcatcatcatcatcatcatcatcatcatcatcatcatcatcatcatcatcatcatcatcatcatcatcatcaacatcaacatcaacatcatcaactgccatttcgcccaactagcatggtcatttcgcccaaccagcctggtcatggTCATGCTGTTTGAACTATGTTTTATGATAAGGGTGAAACGCTACAACATTGCGACTGAGTAATAAACCAATGTGACTTTGAACATAACAAAGTCCATTCGTTCAAAGGAAAAACTCCGAAGAAGGAATTATACAAAATCATTTATCAACAGCGCCGCTATTTATGACAATTTTACTAAAGCTCAACCACAAAATCCGCTCACCGCCGTTAGTCTTCAAATTCGCCaatacaaataaagaaataacagTACATAAGTGTATACAACACAGTATACACTTATAAACTGTAAATATATTACGATGAAACCATGAACTCTCTCAGATACTTTGAAAGGTCACTCAGGATAGAGCCCGGGCACGACGCctaaacaacttgatccactctcagccctgttccccttgcatcgagactgtaactGTGTATGATCCCAACAATGTAACGTCACGTGACGTACCACAAGGTCCCTCGGAGATAGATCCTACACGTGACCTATATATCAAAGGTTCATGAGCGGCGATCCACTGTTTATCCTTGACACAGTCAAACTCCAGGCAATTCAATATATGTTATGATGGTAACTAACTGATATATACATGTATCTAAGATGGGATTCTTCCGGTAGAAAATTATAGTCACCTTATCGACCTGAAAACGGAGACTGATAGGAAGTTAAGGAGAAGGTCAACAGCTATTAACCGGAAGCTTATAGTGGACAATCGAGTTACTGATCACCATTTGATAGAAGatatgaaaaccttttaaaatgaCCATCCTAACACCTGTATGGATCACTGACCAGTGTTGCATATATTAGTAGCTATCTGGTGACGAGATAAAAAGAAAACCATTTGTTCCTTTTGGCATCAAACTACATGAAATATCGTTTTATTATAACTTAGTCATTTGTGGCAACattccctcacccccccccccccccttcccgatCTTTGTGATCGAGAAATTATGAGAAGTTTATGAGAAAATTATGAGAAATTATGACGTGCCTATTGTGATAACCTGTCAGTATGCCATTTCAGAGCATTTTACAGTATTATTCGGTCTGGCAGCATTTTGGGTACCCCTGCATTATACCATTCAAGCCATGTGCCAAAATTATGACGATACGGCTTACTCATTTCGTGGCATTATGGGAAGCTGAATAGACATTACATTCTTACGACGGCATAATAATTTTAATTGGTGCAAAATGTGCGCCATGAGAAATAACACTTTAGAAGCATCCCGGCATATAGAGGCACGTTTCATTTGATCcgtatgatatattatatacatattggCCATGTCGACAGACACACCAGAATGGATCGACTGGAGGAGATGTAGGAGGAGTAACTATGACTCTTACTGAAGATAAATTGTGTTGTGTACATGATGTAAATGATGCACTGTTTGAAAGTGAGTTTATAGCCAGATTTGTGCGGTAGCCTATACAGTTGCATGATTATGAGGACAACTCTAATTAGCAGGAGTCATGATTAACGGCCTTgcagcaagggcgtaggaactgggggcgccagcccccagtgaaaaatatggagggcggaagtatcattccgccccccgcttcgcaagacagaaaacccctttttcatttccaaatgagaaaaaaatctcatttggagcaccaaattgcagaTAAGgtcaggtgaaaatgcaaattaatatacaaaatggagtgggtgggttgaagtgtgctatattgcaccaaattgcatctgaggccacctggaaatgcaaaaaaaatccaaagggggaggggacaccccttccccttagacccctcccccaggtcggccatcagtcttcagcccccccccccccactcaaaagtaccttcctacgccactgccttgCAGTATCTGTGTTAGATATCCAAAATGCCCCGAATACCGTACAAGATCACACTGATTGTACAAGAGCGAGTATACATGAAGGTAAACTATAGCGCGTACAGTCTGTCAAGAAATATAAGCCATGCCATATATACATAGGATATACTGTATACGCCATACCGACCATATCAACACATGACTTTATGACCCAAACAATCTTCCGTTATTTCTGTTACCGTTTCACGCGCGGAGCACAATTCACGTTCTTTGTAGGACTTTGTTGATTACACTCAACACTCGACGATTACTCTGTTCAGAAGTTTCAACGCACAACTGTACATAAATAATATGTACACATCTCTTCTTTCGTTAACAGTTCGAGAGAACGTTACTTCAAATTAACAAACGGAATTACTCGCATGCGTGTTGTGGACATCAACGTTGTCCGCAGGTAAAATATTGGCTAGTTTTTATATCTGTGAAACGGATTAagttttttctgttttcaaCCGATGATCATCAAGTTTCCATTGAATTCAAGACTGTTTTATCAATGGTTGCCATTTGGTGGAGATGTAAAGGCTATGTTTGTTTATGGAAGCCTATAACGGAGATAGAGGTAGTATTGCTATAAGTTAACGTCCTCTGTTAACACAGCGAAAGCTATTGCAACTATCACTCAGTTTTCTTGAATAACGTATGTGCATTGAATTAATTCTTTTGGGAGCATATATAGGCAGGTTCCGCTTGTTAATATGAAAGGTCTACAACCGAACGATCTATGTAGAAGTTTCAAGCTGATTCTTGCATTTGGATCTATTTGTACACTTTGTGTTTATCTTAGACTTAAAAACACTTCCGATGAAGTTTCGGATCAGCAGAGGCGAATGTTGAAACCACATCATCGCGAGGAAAGTCCTACAAAAAGTACTAACACAGGGAATATACtacatgaaaatacaacgaATGGTGTACTAACTTTTCAGAACAAGACCAAGGGGAAACTTGATGCCATTAATGTACATTCTCCCCCGGAGGATGAAATTCATCCGATGCTTGCTAGAGGAGAAGCCCAACCAGAAATAGTCACAAATTATAGAGACAAGCTAACGGCAGACACGAGATTTAACAAGTCACAACTTTCAAGCCTTTCAGCTCGTAACCCTGTACTTGTATTCAGTGTACCGCCAAAGTGTGGAAGCAGAACTTTGTTACTGGTTGCCATGTCGCTAACTAAAGCTGGAAATAATGACAGTTTCCGTGAGATAACCACACTAGTGGATTTTAAAATTGTCGAGAAAGGAAGTATTCAACAGAAATTTAATTATATCAATAGTGCAATAGCCCAAGCCGATACACCAGCATTTCTGTATACCCACGCTTATTATATACCATATGAAAAGGAATTAGGCATGGACCTGAACCACGAGATAGATAAAACAGTCATACGTATTAGCATTATTCGTGATCCATTTGAACGGAAAGTCTCCCACTATTACTACTCTCGGTTCCGCGACTCGGAGCCGGAGACGAAAGAGGAACTCGTGTGGCGTAATTCATTGAAGACAATTAACACGGAGTCGTATGATGAATGCGTTCGTCGGGGACGACCTGAGTGCGTCGCAGAATTGTTTCAAGTTCGCTTGATTACTCAGTTTTGCGGTTATGAAAAGGGTTGTAAGAAAGCTAATAGAGTCTCTTTAGAGAGAGCGAAGGAGAACGTGAAAAATCATTTCTTAATCGTTGGAATAATGGAAGAATATGAAGAATTTATCAAGTTGTTGGAGAAAATGTTACCGGAGTTATTCAAAGGTTCGATCGAACAATATAAACAAGTTATGAAAAGTGAGAGGGAGTCGAGTATGAAGACGACTAATAAAATTAAACCAGAAAATTCAACCATCGATAAAGTCAAACATTTGATGAgatatgattatgaattttataattttattaaagaaagatttcaggaacaaaagaaaaagtattTATGAATACCAAAAAATAACGTAAGCTGGGAAAAGAGTTTCGAAATTTGGGCCTAATTGATTTTCAGTGAGACATCATAGTGTAATGAAGTAGTACCCCTCGTCTTAGCTACAATGGATactaattaaaatatcatatcatttatgcCATAACTGTTCCTTTCTAAATATTCTAGTAGTGATCTTAGTGTAGGAAATGTATTGCTTTCTCAATAGTATAATGCTTGTCAGAAAGTATATTTTACTGGGTGGCAATAAGTGAAGAGTTGCATGAGGCTGTCTGGCCATTAGCAACGTATAGCCAaacatatttatgttttattgttttaagtcaTGTTACCAAGGTTGTTATATCATCCGAACTTGTTCACTGTTTATCCATGTTAACATTCTGTATACATGCTAACATATGTGATTTAGTTCAgctaacatatatataggctaaacTGGgttaacattttggaataataaAGCTAATGTAGTCATTGCAGTGCAATATTATAGCTATAACATATGAAACAGTACTACTAGTAACATGTGTTAGGCTCATTATAAAAGCTTCAGTCTGCGTCAAGATATAGAAGGTTGTCCGAGTTCAAAAGAACGTCTTATAAAACATGGTGTGAATCACTGAACAAGCAGCAATCACCATGGCTTAATatcataattcataatcatggacgttaaatatgaatctaagagactgacttcggtcagcttgcggctttgataagccaatgaggcttcttcgcgagttcctgcttgcaggatgatctaaaatacatacggtacaatatatacatatatgaatatggACAATAATCGGTGCTTAATATTGATCTATCCCTTTCCGTTGTTCTACCGACGTTCAATTAAGATGGGGTCAGTTTATTATTCCCCACAGAATTATCCTTACAAATAAATATCTTTATTATGATAAACGCCATTAACTCCAAAATTAACTCCAACTGTACAGTTTGCCACAATGAAATCGAGACAATTTAACATATGTTTTTTGGTGTTGCAATTTTTTACATACTTTGGAATTATTTGCAGAACATTTTTATCAacacaaacaataaaataaacctttgggcaggggcgtagcgagcgggggtgtggggggtgtcacacccccccaataatttggtcgctgtcggcaaattttgggtctgtcggcaaaaagagaaaaggtgaagagagcggaaggggaagaaagaaggaaagctgaatagaaaaaggagaacgggagcttcttccgtgccaaatttgacttaaaatatgcaccagattgcatctaaggacgcttcaaaactaaaaaattgccaaaaggggaggggaacaccccctccccttagaccctcccccatttcaatcaccacttccagatccgtcgacaaatcaaattctccacaccccctcaacaaaaaccccttcgctacgcccctgccttTGGGTcttattttggggggggggttcgggtAGCGGGTAGCTTATCTTGCTATGTGATTTTGGTCAAGGTTCATGACCATGATTAAATGCAGAAATATTTAATAGATTATTTTAACATTAACGAATATAGCTTTAACAAAATATGAAGGTAAATATTTGGGAAAGGTACTGTCTATCATGGTATAATTTATCGGGCTTGAATGATTAATTTAATAATgtttgtacataaatatatatatatatatacatatatatacatatatatatatatatatgtatatatatatatatatatgtatataaatatatatatatatatatatatttatatatatatatatatatatatatatatatatatgtgggtgtttgtgtgtatgtgtattgaaattgtaatgagttggaaatccagaacagtggaaaaacttccagcctccaccgggattcgaaccctcCCGCTGTATATGCGGACCGtgaccctaaccactaggctatggacccTGATTGTATATGTCCAGAgcttcgaaaccggtaaggaaggtcgtaatttcactgtaggcgtttgacacctgtatcgaacaatactagttctgttttggtaacatatttgccttactctggAGATCAAACATgttgctaaccaactcgaaatcatttgtgattcctaaagccgaaAGTGAGTTAAGTTTATTGACTGTTTGGCAAGAGGTTGGCAAGTTACCCATATTGAAAAACAGTGTAACAACTGTATCACCTTTAGTATAGCACTTGTAGCCTTATAGGAGAGGGGTTGATTAAAGTAAAGGGTAGTCTTCATTATGGcagcaaaaatgtaaaagacaAAAATACTGCACTAAACAACTTTCCCACAATTGCCTGGCGTTTGCCtttatttatgatattgttCTAATTTAACGGACAGCACACCTGCATATAAAATACTACTAAGCCCCTGCTCAGTTATAACAGACCATCTATATAGAAAAAAGAAATTGAGTTACTAAACGTCAGAAATATGGAATTGAGGATTAAACAACTTCGTGTATTTGTGGCCACTTTTCTTGTTCAAAATGTCTATTTTGTTAAGCATTTCCAACACAGATCATTGCATCATGCAGCTCATTAAAAACAGCacgaaaagataaaaaaaaacatggaaagaAAAATGCCTCAAATTTCCCTTATTGTCTAATCAATATGATGAAAAGATGTTCGTCCTTTTAGAAGTTGTCCGCAttttaaagggaaaaaaacCCTTGAGACTGACACTGACAATGGCCTGCTTTGTTTCAATGGGGCGTTTCATACtctttacatacatacatatatatatatatatatatatatatatatatatatataaagtaggcctatacttgaAACACGAACAACGTCTATAAATGAATGCAGGAAATATTTCTATTGACCTATATGCATGCTATCATAACATACCAAGCCAGGTCATATCTGAAACCTTTCATACATAGTTATATAGTAtcatattaaatttgaatttccgtattatattataatatgtcATCAAAGTCTTTATGTAACGTTATATTACAATACGGGTATAAAACCCaatgtgaaaaaaaacatgttggtTAATTATTCTACAGTCATTCTTGTTCAGATTTGaaactatatataaacaaatagtcTTGGAATGAAATATGATTCCATCTAACAGGGTAATGCAGCTTTCGtgagtttgttttcaatttcgaTCATATGATGTAGGcctgtaaaaaatatataaaatatttaaacacattACACGGAGCacaattcaaattaattaagcTAAGAGCACCATTAGCAAATGGTGAATACCCTACGGTTTCAACAAATTTTGCGCGCAATATACTTTaactataatattattttctacACCTCGATAGcttcaaaaacaattttttttaaagcgtTCAGAGAAAATGTCGCGGAAACAAATTTGCGACTTATTCGTTTGGACTTTATCCCCTTATATTTGTTGCTGTATCCTCATGTTTGGTTTTCACGGTTTGATTAGATTACACAGACAAATCCGTCTttaatattgttctcctcccaacGTTTGAACTGCACATAGTGTGTATTTACTCGGTAACTTAGCTGTTTGCGTATGCACTCTGTTGCATGCATATAAGGTTAGGGAGTTGCTATACTACTCCTTGCCATATATCACCGGGGTAACGCTGAATAACATAGGCTATGAGATGTACA
Proteins encoded:
- the LOC139978702 gene encoding heparan sulfate 2-O-sulfotransferase 1-like translates to MKGLQPNDLCRSFKLILAFGSICTLCVYLRLKNTSDEVSDQQRRMLKPHHREESPTKSTNTGNILHENTTNGVLTFQNKTKGKLDAINVHSPPEDEIHPMLARGEAQPEIVTNYRDKLTADTRFNKSQLSSLSARNPVLVFSVPPKCGSRTLLLVAMSLTKAGNNDSFREITTLVDFKIVEKGSIQQKFNYINSAIAQADTPAFLYTHAYYIPYEKELGMDLNHEIDKTVIRISIIRDPFERKVSHYYYSRFRDSEPETKEELVWRNSLKTINTESYDECVRRGRPECVAELFQVRLITQFCGYEKGCKKANRVSLERAKENVKNHFLIVGIMEEYEEFIKLLEKMLPELFKGSIEQYKQVMKSERESSMKTTNKIKPENSTIDKVKHLMRYDYEFYNFIKERFQEQKKKYL